Part of the Zingiber officinale cultivar Zhangliang chromosome 6A, Zo_v1.1, whole genome shotgun sequence genome, CTTCTGCGGCAGCTGGGCCACCGGCGAATGCGGCGTGGCCGAGCTGTCGCGGTCGGTGGCGTCGGTGCGGGTGGCAAGGCCGCAGCGGTCGTGGCCGAGGATGGGGAACgtgaacgaagggaaggggctGTTCGCTCCGGCAGTGGTGTTGGTGCGCAACATCGTCGGCCGCAAGCGGTTCAACCAGCTCCGGGGCAAGGCCATCGCTCTCCACTCCCAGGTCACAATTAATTAATAGCTAACTCTTACGATTATAGATTAATAACTCCATCTACAAAATTTAGTTTAGATTTTATAAACGTAAATTGTATGTATACTTTATAACTGCTCTACACATTACTTAAGCATTAAAACAAATTAGCAGTGCTAAATAATGAATTAGAGAAAGATAAGATAAGATAGCTTCAACATTAATTGTGTGTGTGTGTTAAAAAGAATGAACTTTTATGATCAGGTGATCAATGAGTTCTGCAAGACCGTTGGGGCGGACAATAAACAGAGGCAAGGATTGATCAGGTTGGCCAAAAAGAATGGAGAAAAGCTTGGATTTCTGGCATGATATCGCACACCATCGATCTCAAGATCAGGAGATGCATGTAATTGAAGTCGTATGAAATTAACTTTTGTTGCAAAAGTTTTCGTTTAAATATATAGGGCCATGTATAATATTCGGATTGGATGAGTCGTCCATCAAAGATGAAACTTTGTTTCTGGTCGCGAAATATTCTAGCAACAGGAAGGTTTATCTATTACTTAACCCTAGTATGTTGGTTCGTTTGGGAGTTATTCTATTTTCGCAGCCATAGGCTTCAATACTTCTGGTGATGGAGGTTTTGATGACTTATCTACATATTGTGAAACAAAGTATCTCTAATCAGACAGCTGAAATAAGAGCAATTATAAGGATCTTTCACAGTGGGAAACGTACTCTGATGATGCCCAAAATGTTCATGTTAATGAAGAATGGAGCCTCTAAGAAATTCTGGGTTCGAGTTCTCCAAACACAAGCAGTTGAAGCTACAATAGACTACACGAGATCAATCAAGAACATGCGACTACTACTTCAAGAAACATAGCTAAGCATAACTACTAGCTACTACTTCCTGTGTTTGGGCCTGATCTCAATTCCCTCGACGATGAGACCCTTCTTCCAATGCCCACCCTTGATCTCCGTGAAGCTTATGGCGACCTCCCCATCTTCCCCCTCGTCGTTGTAAAACTCCCCTATTGCCACTTCCATCCACCCATTATCCCTCGCCAGAGGCAGCGTTGGAGGATCACTCTCTCCCATTCGAATTCTCCGCTCCCGCGCGGCGGCGCTGCGAGGCTGCAAGCAGACAAGTGTGGTGGATGAGCGGAGGCCGACCTTGACAGAGG contains:
- the LOC121995865 gene encoding protein PROTON GRADIENT REGULATION 5, chloroplastic-like — its product is MATTLTAGCGSLPRSSFCGSWATGECGVAELSRSVASVRVARPQRSWPRMGNVNEGKGLFAPAVVLVRNIVGRKRFNQLRGKAIALHSQVINEFCKTVGADNKQRQGLIRLAKKNGEKLGFLA